One region of Flavobacterium sp. GSB-24 genomic DNA includes:
- a CDS encoding ATP-binding cassette domain-containing protein, whose amino-acid sequence MIEVKNIEKSFGDSKVLKGVSTVFETGKTNLIIGQSGSGKTVLLKTLLGIHTPDSGTIEFDGRVYSDLDPDEKRALRTEIGMVFQGSALFDSMTVAENVAFPLRMFTNNSKAQIKERVDFVLERVNLVEAHKKLPSEISGGMQKRVAIARAIVNNPKYLFCDEPNSGLDPNTSTLIDNLIQEITREYNITTVINTHDMNSVMEIGENIVFLKKGLKAWQGTKEEIFRTDNKDIVKFVYSSNLFKKVREAYLKG is encoded by the coding sequence ATGATAGAAGTAAAAAACATAGAAAAATCATTTGGTGATAGTAAAGTTTTAAAAGGCGTTTCGACCGTTTTTGAAACTGGAAAAACCAACTTGATTATTGGACAAAGTGGATCTGGAAAAACAGTTTTACTTAAAACGTTATTAGGGATTCACACACCAGATTCTGGAACAATTGAATTCGATGGAAGAGTTTATTCTGACTTGGATCCAGATGAAAAAAGAGCGCTAAGAACAGAAATTGGAATGGTTTTTCAAGGAAGTGCTTTGTTTGATTCGATGACAGTTGCAGAAAACGTAGCTTTCCCATTGCGAATGTTCACAAATAACTCTAAGGCACAAATCAAAGAACGTGTTGATTTTGTTTTAGAAAGAGTAAACTTAGTTGAAGCACATAAAAAATTGCCTTCTGAAATTTCAGGTGGTATGCAGAAACGTGTGGCTATTGCCCGCGCGATTGTAAATAATCCAAAATATTTGTTTTGCGATGAGCCAAACTCAGGTCTTGATCCTAATACATCAACTTTGATTGATAATTTGATTCAGGAAATTACGAGAGAATACAATATTACAACCGTAATTAATACTCACGATATGAACTCTGTAATGGAAATTGGAGAGAATATTGTTTTTTTAAAAAAAGGATTAAAAGCCTGGCAGGGAACAAAAGAGGAAATCTTTAGAACTGATAATAAAGATATTGTGAAGTTTGTTTATTCTTCAAACTTATTCAAAAAAGTAAGAGAAGCTTATTTGAAGGGTTAA
- a CDS encoding SprT-like domain-containing protein, which yields MSDTLAKYIPEHAVKPVFDLIVANQVHLKIVNERQTRHGDYRRGPSGKHEITVNASLNKYRFLITLIHEIAHLVAFEKFGRNIKPHGNEWKYTFQRLMVPFIRPEIFPGHILPLLARHFKNPSASSDTDTTLSLALKQYDKENDKNYVFEIPYGSIFRIKNGKVFKKIAVRTKRFECLEISSGKTYLFNPNAEVELITLKSQ from the coding sequence TTGAGCGACACTCTAGCTAAATATATTCCCGAACATGCGGTAAAACCCGTTTTTGATTTGATAGTTGCCAATCAGGTGCACTTGAAAATTGTAAACGAACGTCAGACTCGTCATGGTGACTATAGGAGAGGACCGAGCGGGAAACATGAAATTACAGTTAATGCGAGTTTAAATAAATATAGGTTTTTAATTACGCTGATTCATGAAATTGCACATTTGGTTGCTTTTGAAAAATTTGGGCGAAATATAAAACCTCACGGAAATGAATGGAAATATACGTTTCAGCGCTTAATGGTTCCGTTTATAAGACCAGAAATATTTCCAGGTCACATTTTGCCTTTACTGGCAAGACATTTTAAAAACCCTTCTGCAAGTAGCGATACAGACACCACTTTATCCTTAGCTTTAAAACAGTATGATAAAGAAAATGATAAAAATTACGTTTTCGAAATTCCTTACGGAAGTATTTTTAGAATCAAAAACGGTAAAGTTTTTAAAAAAATAGCTGTTAGAACAAAACGTTTTGAGTGTTTAGAAATCAGTTCTGGGAAAACTTACCTTTTTAATCCAAATGCAGAAGTTGAGTTGATTACTTTAAAATCTCAATAA
- a CDS encoding SDR family oxidoreductase, producing the protein MKNIIVTGTSRGIGYELALQFANAGNQVLAISRKIPKTLLEHQNVTCLSIDLADEKALAEVDQFLSSTWKKVDAVVHNAGALLLKPFAETTQADFESIYKVNVFAVANLTRICLPYLQKGSHVVTISSIGGVRGSLKFAGLAAYSSSKGAVITLTELLAEEYKEQGISFNVLALGSVQTEMLNEAFPGYQAPISAEGMATYIYDFTLNGNKYFNGKVLEVSSTNP; encoded by the coding sequence ATGAAAAATATTATTGTTACCGGAACGAGTAGAGGGATTGGTTATGAACTAGCGTTGCAGTTTGCAAATGCAGGAAATCAGGTTTTGGCCATTTCAAGAAAAATACCAAAAACACTTTTGGAACACCAAAATGTAACTTGTTTGTCGATTGATTTAGCCGATGAAAAAGCTTTAGCAGAAGTAGATCAATTTCTTTCTTCGACTTGGAAAAAAGTAGATGCAGTTGTTCATAATGCAGGAGCTTTACTTTTAAAACCTTTTGCAGAGACTACACAAGCGGATTTTGAAAGCATTTACAAAGTGAATGTTTTCGCAGTTGCTAATCTTACTAGAATATGTCTGCCTTATTTGCAAAAGGGAAGTCACGTTGTCACGATAAGTTCAATTGGCGGCGTACGCGGAAGCCTTAAATTTGCAGGATTGGCTGCTTACAGTTCAAGTAAAGGAGCTGTTATTACTTTAACGGAGTTATTAGCAGAAGAATATAAAGAGCAAGGTATTTCGTTTAATGTACTGGCTCTAGGTTCTGTTCAAACTGAGATGTTAAACGAAGCTTTCCCTGGTTATCAGGCTCCAATTTCTGCTGAAGGAATGGCGACATACATTTATGATTTTACTCTTAACGGAAATAAATACTTTAACGGAAAAGTGCTTGAAGTTTCATCAACAAATCCGTAA